One window of Mediterraneibacter butyricigenes genomic DNA carries:
- a CDS encoding PTS fructose transporter subunit IIABC — MKITDLLDKRSISLSGAPTSKSEALDQMVELMAKSGKIDDTEAYRKAVYAREEESTTGIGEGLAIPHGKCDAVNAPGLAAMVVKDGVDFDALDGAPVSLIFLIAAPNTEDNVHLDVLSKLSVLMMDEDFANSLRNAASPEEFMAIIDKADDEKAGIDERLAETSIPEDSANNSEVPSFKLLAVTGCPTGIAHTYMAAEGIEKAAKERGCAVKIETRGSGGAKNVLTAQEIADADCIIIAADTQVPMDRFDGKPLIECQVSDGISKAGELLDRAMNGDAPIYHAASGSSKESQTTKSGGGAGHQIYTQLMNGVSHMLPFVVGGGILIALAFLIDGLSVDMNSLAVADRANFGTITPIAAWFKTLGGVAFGFMLPILAGYIAMAIGDRPALVLGFAGGMIASGGKSGFLGALVAGFVAGYVILLLRKICDKLPEALEKIAPVLIYPVVGLLIMGLLMSFIVEPVMGGINTALNNALAGMGGSSKILLGMILGGMMSIDMGGPFNKAAYVFGTAAIAAGNYDIMAAVMIGGMTPPCAIALATILFKKKFTKTERESGPTNFIMGLAFITEGAIPYAAADPLHVLPSCIVGSGLAGALSMAFGCTLMAPHGGIFVFPVVGNALMYLVALVAGIAASTVLLGILKKDVE, encoded by the coding sequence ATGAAAATTACAGATTTACTCGACAAACGAAGTATCTCTCTTAGCGGTGCTCCCACATCCAAAAGCGAAGCACTGGACCAGATGGTCGAACTAATGGCAAAAAGCGGTAAGATCGACGATACCGAGGCTTATCGCAAAGCCGTGTATGCAAGAGAGGAAGAAAGCACCACAGGTATCGGCGAAGGGCTTGCCATCCCTCATGGAAAATGTGACGCAGTCAACGCTCCCGGACTGGCTGCCATGGTCGTCAAAGACGGCGTTGATTTCGACGCACTGGACGGAGCACCGGTTTCCCTGATCTTCCTGATCGCCGCTCCAAACACGGAAGACAATGTGCATCTGGACGTATTAAGTAAATTATCTGTCCTGATGATGGACGAGGACTTTGCAAACTCTTTAAGAAATGCAGCCTCTCCGGAAGAATTTATGGCAATCATCGATAAGGCCGATGACGAAAAAGCCGGCATTGATGAACGTCTGGCTGAGACTTCTATTCCCGAAGATTCTGCAAACAACTCCGAGGTACCTTCCTTTAAACTGCTGGCTGTTACAGGCTGCCCGACCGGCATCGCACATACTTATATGGCAGCAGAAGGTATTGAAAAAGCCGCAAAAGAACGAGGATGTGCCGTTAAAATTGAGACCCGCGGATCCGGCGGTGCAAAAAATGTACTGACTGCTCAGGAAATTGCAGATGCAGACTGCATCATCATCGCAGCCGATACTCAGGTACCGATGGATCGTTTCGATGGAAAGCCGCTGATCGAGTGTCAGGTTTCCGACGGAATCAGCAAAGCCGGTGAGCTTCTGGACCGTGCCATGAACGGAGACGCTCCGATTTACCACGCTGCTTCCGGTTCTTCCAAAGAATCCCAGACCACAAAATCAGGCGGTGGTGCCGGACACCAGATCTACACCCAGTTGATGAACGGTGTTTCTCACATGCTTCCGTTCGTAGTCGGTGGTGGTATCCTGATTGCTCTTGCCTTCCTGATTGATGGATTAAGCGTAGATATGAATTCTCTGGCGGTTGCTGATCGTGCCAACTTCGGTACCATCACACCGATTGCTGCCTGGTTCAAGACCTTAGGTGGCGTTGCATTTGGATTTATGCTCCCGATTCTGGCAGGATACATTGCCATGGCCATTGGCGACAGGCCCGCTCTGGTTCTCGGTTTTGCCGGCGGTATGATCGCTTCCGGCGGAAAATCCGGATTCTTAGGTGCACTGGTTGCCGGTTTCGTTGCCGGATATGTGATCCTTCTGCTGCGTAAAATTTGTGACAAACTTCCGGAAGCTCTGGAAAAGATTGCACCGGTTCTGATCTATCCTGTTGTCGGACTTCTGATCATGGGACTTCTGATGTCCTTTATCGTGGAACCTGTTATGGGTGGTATCAATACTGCACTGAACAATGCACTTGCAGGCATGGGCGGATCCAGCAAAATTCTGTTGGGTATGATTCTCGGTGGAATGATGTCCATTGATATGGGTGGCCCGTTCAACAAAGCCGCTTACGTTTTCGGTACCGCTGCCATCGCTGCCGGAAACTATGATATCATGGCTGCAGTCATGATCGGTGGTATGACACCGCCATGTGCCATCGCTCTTGCAACCATTCTGTTTAAGAAGAAATTTACCAAAACCGAAAGAGAAAGTGGTCCTACCAACTTTATCATGGGTCTTGCATTTATCACAGAGGGTGCCATCCCTTACGCTGCTGCCGACCCACTGCATGTTCTTCCTTCCTGTATCGTAGGATCCGGTCTTGCCGGCGCACTTTCCATGGCATTCGGATGTACTCTGATGGCTCCTCACGGTGGAATCTTCGTATTCCCGGTTGTAGGAAATGCCCTGATGTATCTGGTTGCCCTGGTTGCAGGTATCGCTGCCTCCACCGTTCTTCTTGGTATTTTAAAGAAGGATGTAGAATAA
- a CDS encoding DeoR/GlpR family DNA-binding transcription regulator yields MLSEQRHAMILDLLNQRHSITVTELTELLDISESTARRDITQLDKEGRLTKVFGGAVSSDSLYLSQEPTVAQKKDLNKEEKIRIARYAASLIRPHDFVYLDAGTSTGYMLEHIQEKDATFVTNAVAHAQKLAAKGFHVILLGGTLKQSTEAIIGTSASLMLNDYHFSIGFFGANGVCKEAGYTTPDTEEALIKKSAALQCHKFYALCDHSKFNVVSSVTFAPFARGILLTDSCPEDYKGAKNIRIC; encoded by the coding sequence TTGTTATCTGAACAACGTCATGCAATGATCCTGGATCTCTTAAACCAGCGTCATAGTATCACTGTAACCGAACTGACTGAACTGCTTGATATCTCCGAATCTACAGCACGAAGAGATATTACACAGCTTGATAAAGAAGGTCGTCTGACCAAAGTATTCGGCGGAGCCGTTTCCTCCGACAGTCTCTATCTGTCCCAGGAACCAACCGTTGCCCAGAAAAAAGATCTGAACAAGGAGGAAAAGATCCGAATCGCCCGGTACGCCGCTTCTCTGATCCGCCCTCATGATTTTGTCTATCTGGATGCCGGAACCAGCACCGGATATATGCTGGAACATATTCAGGAAAAGGATGCAACCTTTGTCACCAACGCCGTAGCCCATGCCCAGAAGCTGGCCGCCAAAGGATTTCATGTCATCTTACTGGGTGGTACCCTAAAACAGTCCACCGAAGCCATCATCGGAACCTCTGCTTCACTTATGCTGAATGATTACCATTTCAGCATCGGATTCTTCGGTGCAAACGGTGTCTGCAAAGAAGCCGGTTATACCACTCCGGATACCGAAGAAGCCCTGATCAAAAAATCAGCCGCCCTACAATGCCACAAATTCTACGCACTGTGCGACCATTCCAAATTTAATGTGGTCAGTTCTGTGACATTTGCTCCTTTTGCCAGGGGAATCCTGCTTACCGACAGTTGCCCGGAAGATTATAAGGGTGCAAAGAATATACGGATCTGTTAA
- a CDS encoding alanine/glycine:cation symporter family protein — MIVALIEKVYGMLWGDLIRIPLPGGSTLGISLLIILLIPTGIYFTIRTRFMSLRMLPDMVRALVEKKEGSFSLSTFQTLIVSTATRVGMGNLVGVVAAVSIGGAGSVFWMWVTALIGSCTAFAEATLAQIHKEKDPLYGGYRGGPAYYIHDYVQARREKKTGQKGGKVIWAVLFAISGLICWCGISQVISNSVASSFENAFHIPPLYTTIVLVIIAAVIVLRKNATVKVLDLLVPVMAALYFVITLFIIFTNLGSLPAVFSRIFREAFGLKQAAAGGIGAVIMNGVKRGLFSNEAGSGSAPCAAAAAECHRPVQAGLVQALGVFIDTIIICTCTAMIMLLAPEEMTTGLSGMELLQTAMRYHLGEFGVVFIAATLFMFSFSTFLGILFYARSNVSYLFGDNWLSQTAYKILALVMLFIGGIAAYTFVWDLGDVGIGLMTVFNVVFLYLLSDEALGELKDYEAQKRMKKK, encoded by the coding sequence ATGATAGTTGCGCTGATAGAAAAAGTATATGGAATGCTTTGGGGAGACCTGATTCGTATTCCACTTCCGGGAGGCAGCACATTGGGGATTTCGCTGTTGATTATTTTACTGATCCCGACCGGAATTTATTTTACAATTCGGACTCGATTTATGTCGCTTCGTATGCTGCCGGATATGGTGCGGGCACTGGTGGAAAAGAAAGAGGGAAGTTTCAGTCTTTCTACCTTTCAGACATTGATTGTGTCCACGGCGACCAGAGTAGGAATGGGCAATCTGGTCGGTGTTGTGGCGGCGGTATCCATCGGGGGAGCCGGCTCTGTTTTCTGGATGTGGGTGACAGCGCTGATTGGTTCCTGTACCGCATTCGCGGAAGCAACCCTGGCACAGATCCATAAGGAAAAAGATCCGTTATATGGGGGATATCGGGGCGGCCCGGCTTATTATATCCATGATTATGTGCAGGCGAGAAGAGAAAAGAAAACTGGTCAAAAGGGTGGAAAAGTCATCTGGGCAGTTTTGTTTGCAATTTCCGGCTTGATTTGCTGGTGTGGAATCAGTCAGGTAATCAGCAATTCTGTGGCCTCCTCTTTTGAAAATGCTTTCCACATTCCGCCACTTTATACGACAATTGTGTTGGTGATTATTGCGGCGGTGATCGTGCTTCGGAAAAATGCAACTGTAAAAGTGCTGGATCTTCTGGTTCCGGTGATGGCTGCTCTTTATTTTGTAATTACATTATTTATTATCTTTACCAATTTAGGCAGTCTTCCGGCAGTGTTCTCCAGAATCTTCCGGGAAGCCTTCGGACTGAAACAGGCCGCAGCCGGTGGAATCGGTGCTGTGATCATGAACGGAGTAAAACGGGGATTGTTTTCCAATGAAGCAGGCTCCGGTTCGGCACCCTGTGCGGCAGCGGCAGCAGAATGTCACAGACCGGTGCAGGCAGGGCTGGTGCAGGCGTTGGGGGTATTTATTGATACCATCATTATCTGTACCTGTACAGCAATGATCATGCTTCTGGCACCGGAAGAGATGACAACAGGATTATCCGGGATGGAACTGCTCCAGACAGCGATGCGATACCATCTGGGAGAATTTGGCGTGGTCTTTATCGCGGCGACGCTGTTTATGTTTAGTTTTTCCACGTTTCTTGGAATTTTATTCTATGCAAGAAGTAATGTATCCTATCTGTTTGGAGATAACTGGCTTTCCCAGACGGCTTACAAGATTCTGGCACTGGTGATGCTGTTTATCGGTGGAATTGCGGCATATACCTTTGTATGGGATCTTGGGGATGTGGGAATCGGACTGATGACAGTCTTTAATGTAGTGTTCCTCTATCTGCTGTCAGATGAAGCACTGGGAGAGTTAAAGGATTATGAGGCGCAGAAACGCATGAAGAAAAAATAA
- the upp gene encoding uracil phosphoribosyltransferase, with protein sequence MNENNVHIMTHPLIQHKISMLRDKQTGTNEFRKLIEEIATLMGYEALRDLPLEDVEIETPIETCQTPMIAGKKLAIVPILRAGLGMVEGLLALVPSAKIGHIGLYRDHVTHEPHEYYCKLPDPIDQRLIVALDPMLATGGSAIAAVDFIKQHGGKQIKFMCIIAAPEGLKRLQEAHPDIQIYVGHLDRQLNEDAYICPGLGDAGDRIFGTL encoded by the coding sequence ATGAATGAAAATAATGTACACATCATGACACATCCGCTGATTCAGCATAAGATTTCCATGCTTCGCGATAAGCAGACCGGAACCAATGAATTCCGTAAACTGATCGAAGAGATTGCAACACTGATGGGCTACGAAGCACTTCGGGATCTGCCACTGGAAGATGTGGAGATTGAAACACCGATTGAGACCTGCCAGACTCCGATGATTGCCGGCAAGAAGCTTGCCATCGTTCCGATCTTAAGAGCCGGACTTGGTATGGTAGAGGGACTGCTTGCTCTGGTTCCTTCCGCAAAGATCGGACACATCGGTCTTTACCGTGACCACGTGACCCACGAGCCGCACGAATATTACTGCAAACTTCCGGATCCCATTGATCAGCGTTTGATCGTAGCTCTTGATCCGATGCTTGCAACCGGTGGGTCTGCCATCGCAGCTGTAGATTTCATCAAGCAGCACGGTGGAAAACAGATCAAATTCATGTGCATCATCGCGGCTCCAGAAGGACTCAAACGCCTTCAGGAAGCACACCCGGATATCCAGATCTATGTCGGCCATCTGGATCGTCAGTTAAATGAGGACGCTTATATCTGTCCGGGACTGGGAGACGCAGGCGATCGTATTTTCGGTACTCTTTAG
- a CDS encoding carbon starvation CstA family protein, whose translation MNTLVIILIAAVFLLGGYMLYGRWLAKKWGIDPQAKTPAVVHNDGEDYVPTNGWTVFAHQFSSIAGAGPVTGAIQAAAFGWVPVLLWILLGGVFFGAVTDFGALYASVKNDGKSMGLLIEQYIGKTGRRLFLGFCWLFTLIVIAAFADMVAGTFNAYVVTDGVQALADGAKTNGAAGTISLLFIAFAIVFGLIQKKFNFKGWKQVVLGLVFTAAALLIGMNLPLIATKDTWSYLTFAYIFLAAVLPMWLLMQPRDYMTTFMFAGMIIGAVLGLVVAHPSMNLPAYTGFTNDALGNLFPILFVTVACGAVSGFHSLVSSGTSSKTVANEKDMLKVGYGAMVLESLLAVIALCVAGAAASADGTAAVGTPFQIFSAGVAGFLEMFGISTHAAQCFMTMCVSALALTSLDSVARIGRMSFQELFSVDDMEHAEGWRKLLCNKYFSTVVTLLCGFILTKVGYANIWPLFGSANQLLSALVLITLCVFLKVTKRENRTLFPPLIIMLCVTFTALVQRSIALVKAFSAGTAVFMVEGLQLILALLLIVLGVTIVLHSGKRLFKKEHA comes from the coding sequence ATGAACACATTAGTTATCATCTTAATCGCAGCCGTATTCCTCCTTGGAGGGTATATGCTGTACGGTCGTTGGCTTGCCAAGAAATGGGGCATCGATCCTCAGGCAAAAACACCTGCTGTTGTACATAACGACGGAGAAGATTACGTTCCCACCAATGGATGGACCGTATTCGCCCATCAGTTTTCCTCTATCGCCGGAGCCGGCCCTGTTACCGGTGCGATCCAGGCTGCTGCTTTCGGATGGGTTCCGGTTCTTCTGTGGATCCTTTTAGGCGGAGTCTTCTTCGGAGCCGTAACCGATTTCGGAGCGCTCTATGCCAGTGTGAAAAATGACGGAAAATCCATGGGACTTCTGATTGAACAGTATATCGGAAAAACCGGTCGTCGTCTGTTCCTTGGATTCTGCTGGCTGTTTACATTGATCGTTATCGCAGCTTTCGCAGATATGGTTGCCGGAACCTTCAACGCATACGTGGTAACAGACGGAGTTCAGGCTCTTGCCGACGGTGCAAAGACCAACGGTGCAGCCGGAACGATTTCCCTTCTGTTCATCGCATTTGCCATTGTATTCGGACTGATCCAGAAGAAATTCAATTTCAAAGGATGGAAACAGGTTGTATTAGGACTGGTTTTCACAGCCGCAGCTCTTCTGATCGGAATGAATCTGCCGCTGATCGCAACCAAAGATACCTGGTCTTATCTGACCTTCGCTTACATTTTCCTGGCTGCTGTTCTTCCGATGTGGCTCTTGATGCAACCTCGTGATTACATGACAACCTTTATGTTCGCCGGAATGATCATCGGTGCCGTTCTTGGTCTGGTAGTCGCTCATCCGTCTATGAACCTGCCGGCTTACACCGGATTTACCAATGACGCTCTTGGAAATCTGTTCCCGATCCTGTTTGTTACCGTTGCCTGCGGAGCCGTATCCGGATTCCACAGTCTGGTATCTTCCGGTACATCTTCTAAGACTGTAGCAAACGAAAAAGATATGTTGAAAGTCGGTTACGGAGCCATGGTTCTGGAAAGTCTTCTGGCTGTCATCGCTCTTTGTGTAGCCGGTGCCGCTGCTTCTGCAGATGGTACAGCCGCTGTGGGAACTCCGTTCCAGATCTTCTCTGCCGGAGTCGCAGGATTCCTGGAAATGTTCGGTATTTCCACCCACGCAGCACAGTGCTTCATGACCATGTGTGTCTCTGCTCTGGCTCTGACCAGTCTGGATTCCGTAGCCCGTATCGGACGTATGTCCTTCCAGGAACTGTTCAGTGTGGATGATATGGAACATGCAGAAGGATGGAGAAAACTTTTGTGCAACAAATATTTCTCCACCGTTGTTACCCTGCTTTGCGGATTTATCCTTACCAAAGTCGGATATGCCAACATCTGGCCACTGTTCGGAAGCGCCAACCAATTGTTAAGCGCTCTGGTTCTGATCACACTTTGTGTCTTCCTGAAAGTTACCAAACGTGAGAACCGTACTCTGTTCCCGCCACTGATCATCATGCTGTGTGTTACCTTTACCGCACTGGTTCAGCGTTCCATCGCACTGGTCAAGGCATTCAGTGCAGGAACCGCAGTCTTCATGGTAGAAGGACTTCAGCTGATCCTGGCACTCCTGCTGATCGTTCTGGGTGTAACCATCGTGCTTCACTCCGGAAAGAGACTGTTCAAGAAAGAACATGCATAA
- a CDS encoding MATE family efflux transporter — protein sequence MNETFMKEKPVFPLLMSMALPMVLSMLVNSLYNIVDSFFVAKISEDAMTALSLVYPIQNLINAVGIGFGIGLNAVVAFYLGAGDRKKADKALTQGMTLAIIHGILMTAGGLLVMRPFLKMFTSSEHVIQLGWQYSVIAFSFTIIIQIGLVYEKAFQAVGRMNASMISMLCGCIFNIVMDPVLIFGTGPFPRMEIRGAALATGLGQVVTLAIYLLLQKRNPMSIHLVREDWRPDGWMIKRLYSVGIPASLNLALPSILISVLNAILAAYSEVYILVLGIYYKLQTFLYLPANGIIQGMRPLVGYNYGAKEYKRVDRLFWIVLGLCGGIMAAGTLICHAIPGTMMGMFTSSPETVEAGAQALRIISIGFLISSVSVTASGALEGLGKGTPSLVISLCRYILIIIPAAYLLSRIMGAKGVWHAFWIAETLTAVIALVVYRKNVKSHRDIKA from the coding sequence ATGAATGAAACCTTTATGAAAGAGAAACCGGTATTTCCGTTGTTAATGTCAATGGCACTGCCTATGGTGCTGTCAATGCTGGTGAATTCACTTTATAATATAGTAGACAGTTTTTTCGTAGCAAAGATCAGTGAAGACGCGATGACAGCACTTTCTTTGGTGTATCCTATACAGAATCTGATCAACGCGGTGGGAATCGGCTTCGGAATCGGACTGAATGCAGTGGTCGCGTTTTATCTGGGGGCTGGAGACAGGAAGAAAGCGGACAAGGCACTGACGCAGGGAATGACACTGGCAATCATCCATGGAATCCTGATGACGGCGGGAGGCCTTCTGGTGATGCGCCCGTTTCTGAAAATGTTTACATCGTCAGAACATGTGATTCAATTGGGATGGCAATATTCTGTGATCGCGTTTTCTTTTACGATCATCATACAGATCGGACTGGTCTATGAAAAGGCGTTTCAGGCAGTCGGAAGAATGAACGCGTCTATGATCAGTATGTTGTGTGGATGTATTTTCAATATTGTAATGGACCCGGTTCTGATCTTTGGAACAGGGCCTTTCCCGAGGATGGAAATAAGAGGAGCCGCGCTTGCAACCGGACTGGGGCAGGTAGTGACACTGGCAATCTACTTGTTGCTTCAGAAGAGAAATCCAATGTCGATCCATTTGGTAAGAGAAGATTGGAGACCGGACGGATGGATGATAAAAAGGCTTTATTCGGTAGGAATCCCGGCAAGTTTGAATCTGGCGTTACCATCGATTCTGATCTCAGTCTTAAATGCGATTCTGGCAGCCTATTCAGAAGTGTATATTCTGGTGCTTGGAATTTATTATAAGCTTCAGACTTTCCTGTATCTTCCTGCAAATGGAATCATCCAGGGAATGCGCCCGCTGGTAGGATATAATTATGGGGCAAAAGAGTACAAACGTGTGGACAGGCTGTTTTGGATTGTTCTGGGATTATGTGGAGGAATTATGGCAGCCGGAACGCTGATCTGTCATGCGATACCGGGAACTATGATGGGAATGTTTACCAGCAGTCCGGAGACAGTGGAAGCAGGAGCGCAGGCACTTCGGATCATCAGTATTGGATTTTTGATCTCTTCTGTATCGGTAACAGCATCCGGAGCACTGGAAGGGCTGGGCAAAGGAACTCCTTCACTGGTGATCTCTTTGTGCCGTTACATTTTGATCATTATTCCGGCGGCATATCTGTTGAGTCGCATTATGGGGGCGAAGGGAGTCTGGCATGCGTTCTGGATCGCAGAAACACTGACTGCAGTGATCGCGCTGGTGGTTTATCGGAAAAATGTAAAAAGCCACAGAGATATAAAAGCGTGA
- a CDS encoding APC family permease: MEEKDRTLGLRSVVSISVGLVIATSCLVSLGQGAGSIGVVFIGAMVIACLLNMTTVASLSELNALMPNTTGGLAQYTLACMGPFPTLISMVGGYLICNIMSSGVEASIFAYAMATTIHLPIPSLMYTLIMTVVVMIANLYGVDMFAKIQDLVAFLLVGSMLILGIIGMLGMGTGKMVEQPFSMAVNFKSMISMVAVAFWLFIGAEYVIPVSKNVKNARRNVPLGMMIGLALICMVQSVMVLGFHNYTPWGELANSAAPHLLYGGNLLGNAGKIWMTFVSALAVVSTQNSTVNGLSGICQGMAKMNMMPRIFAKTNKHGVPWFGVIFVSVFIFVFAALSDGSSDAISFLILVGSVFWMISYILAHMDVLILRHRLPKAPRSFKVPCGPLFPLIGIAGTVYMIRNISTDPVERNMIWLVTGITFLVLGIYSFFWIRYKMKMPVFKSVPIEKVMAMENSMYYTIRKRRGLWR, from the coding sequence ATGGAAGAAAAAGACAGAACTCTGGGACTTCGCAGTGTGGTATCCATCTCGGTAGGACTGGTTATTGCCACAAGCTGTCTTGTATCACTGGGACAGGGAGCCGGAAGCATTGGCGTTGTCTTTATCGGGGCAATGGTGATCGCATGTCTGTTAAATATGACGACCGTGGCATCTCTGTCGGAATTAAATGCATTGATGCCCAATACGACGGGCGGACTGGCGCAGTATACACTGGCATGTATGGGACCGTTTCCGACTCTGATCTCTATGGTGGGAGGTTATCTGATCTGTAACATTATGTCTTCCGGGGTGGAAGCCTCGATCTTTGCCTATGCAATGGCGACCACAATCCATTTGCCGATCCCAAGCCTGATGTATACCCTGATCATGACGGTGGTTGTGATGATTGCCAATCTTTATGGCGTTGATATGTTTGCAAAAATTCAGGATCTGGTTGCATTTTTATTAGTTGGTTCCATGTTGATCCTGGGAATCATCGGAATGTTAGGGATGGGAACCGGTAAGATGGTAGAGCAGCCGTTTAGCATGGCAGTGAATTTTAAAAGCATGATTTCCATGGTAGCGGTCGCTTTCTGGCTGTTCATCGGAGCAGAATATGTCATCCCGGTTTCTAAAAATGTAAAGAATGCCAGAAGAAATGTTCCGCTTGGTATGATGATCGGATTGGCTTTGATCTGTATGGTGCAGTCGGTGATGGTTCTTGGATTTCATAATTACACCCCATGGGGTGAACTGGCCAATTCGGCAGCACCTCATCTGCTTTATGGAGGAAATCTTCTGGGAAATGCAGGAAAGATCTGGATGACCTTCGTTTCAGCGTTGGCGGTAGTCAGTACCCAGAATTCAACAGTCAACGGACTGTCCGGAATCTGTCAGGGAATGGCCAAAATGAACATGATGCCGCGGATTTTTGCAAAGACTAATAAACATGGAGTGCCGTGGTTTGGGGTGATCTTTGTCAGTGTGTTCATCTTTGTGTTTGCCGCACTGAGTGACGGCTCCTCGGATGCCATTTCATTCCTGATTCTGGTGGGATCTGTGTTCTGGATGATCTCTTATATTCTGGCACACATGGATGTGCTGATTTTACGGCACAGGCTGCCGAAGGCACCGAGATCCTTCAAGGTTCCGTGCGGACCGTTGTTTCCGCTGATCGGAATTGCAGGAACCGTATATATGATTCGGAATATCTCTACGGATCCGGTGGAGCGCAATATGATCTGGCTGGTGACGGGAATTACGTTCCTGGTGCTTGGAATTTATTCCTTCTTCTGGATTCGATATAAAATGAAGATGCCGGTATTTAAAAGTGTTCCAATCGAGAAAGTCATGGCAATGGAGAACAGTATGTATTACACGATCCGCAAACGGAGAGGATTGTGGAGATAG
- a CDS encoding P-II family nitrogen regulator yields MVKNMELSRIEIITGMSKFNGLKSALSKAGVRGMTVTQVLGCGIEKGTKEYEVDENYEMELLPKQQIALVVEKAKVPEIVELIKQELYTGHIGDGKIFVYDITNVIRVRTGDEGVDAL; encoded by the coding sequence ATGGTGAAGAACATGGAATTATCAAGGATTGAAATTATTACTGGAATGTCAAAATTTAACGGATTAAAGTCAGCGCTGAGTAAGGCCGGTGTTCGCGGAATGACGGTGACACAGGTACTTGGATGCGGAATCGAAAAGGGAACCAAGGAATATGAAGTGGATGAAAATTATGAGATGGAACTTCTCCCGAAACAACAGATCGCACTTGTGGTAGAAAAAGCAAAGGTTCCTGAGATTGTAGAACTGATCAAACAGGAACTGTACACCGGACATATCGGAGACGGTAAAATTTTTGTCTATGATATTACCAATGTGATCCGTGTCCGCACGGGAGATGAAGGTGTGGATGCACTGTAA
- a CDS encoding helix-turn-helix domain-containing protein, translating into MEDKKMITPVQPYLKMEAEDYQERMIQRMGISSFYEFWVEDGKEENFKAVPDGSTDLVFGIGEKDVKVMIGGTVLKAKDWEFEDGRYYFGARFLPGRSILPKMLSMQEIVNTDLELDKNDYGSGLTESLAAAQDVEKRSQILMRYLSENQRENQRDSAHTLEQYMRQRIYATNGNISIQMLSRETGYSEAYIRRIFKQIHGISPKEFERFVRFQAFLQEISRTPEISGTPEAKGSEEIALNCGYYDQSHMLKDFRAFAGTTLEQYKKLVKEKLETKRSTGRNEGRNGEEHGIIKD; encoded by the coding sequence ATGGAAGACAAGAAAATGATTACACCGGTACAGCCATATCTGAAGATGGAGGCTGAAGATTATCAGGAAAGAATGATTCAGCGAATGGGAATTTCCAGTTTCTATGAATTTTGGGTAGAGGATGGAAAGGAAGAGAATTTTAAAGCAGTACCGGATGGGAGTACAGATCTTGTCTTTGGAATCGGAGAAAAAGATGTAAAAGTAATGATCGGTGGAACGGTTCTGAAAGCAAAGGACTGGGAATTTGAGGATGGCAGATATTATTTTGGAGCCAGATTCCTGCCGGGAAGATCCATTCTTCCCAAAATGCTTTCCATGCAGGAAATCGTGAACACAGATCTGGAACTTGATAAAAATGATTACGGAAGTGGTCTGACAGAGTCTTTGGCAGCGGCTCAGGATGTGGAAAAACGTTCTCAGATCTTGATGAGATATTTGTCGGAGAATCAGCGAGAGAATCAAAGAGACAGTGCGCATACACTGGAGCAATATATGCGGCAGAGAATTTACGCAACCAATGGAAATATTTCCATTCAGATGTTAAGCAGGGAGACGGGATATTCCGAAGCGTATATCCGGCGGATCTTTAAACAGATCCATGGAATTTCGCCGAAGGAGTTTGAACGGTTTGTACGATTTCAGGCGTTTTTGCAGGAAATCTCCCGGACACCGGAAATTTCCGGGACGCCGGAAGCAAAAGGCAGCGAAGAAATCGCTCTGAACTGCGGATATTATGATCAGTCTCATATGCTGAAAGATTTCAGGGCGTTTGCAGGGACCACGCTGGAACAATACAAAAAGCTGGTAAAAGAAAAGCTGGAAACAAAGAGATCCACCGGAAGGAACGAGGGCAGAAATGGTGAAGAACATGGAATTATCAAGGATTGA